The following coding sequences are from one Rhipicephalus microplus isolate Deutch F79 chromosome 3, USDA_Rmic, whole genome shotgun sequence window:
- the ND-B17 gene encoding NADH dehydrogenase (ubiquinone) B17 subunit: MGDLSKLPHSDTGGVKPMSIEGRFASERSRLSGEFTDADRAWRKKWLEDQHLSPNEPRKVPELERALKNPFRRFYRAPMNALFARLEPTLGPLMTPAFRWFVPKVFFVYLGGLVLLYNIKYNPHTWERHSGLLVRTSRPTVYPGDPGWPKASDRTKPQDYADYGFNDRKVLRNNV, translated from the coding sequence ATGGGGGATCTGAGCAAGCTGCCGCACTCGGACACGGGTGGTGTGAAGCCCATGAGCATCGAAGGACGGTTCGCCAGCGAGAGGAGCCGTCTGAGCGGCGAGTTCACCGATGCCGACCGCGCCTGGCGAAAGAAGTGGCTGGAAGACCAGCACCTGTCGCCCAACGAGCCCCGCAAGGTTCCCGAGCTTGAGAGGGCCCTCAAGAATCCATTCCGCCGCTTCTACCGGGCCCCGATGAACGCCTTGTTCGCGCGATTGGAACCCACGCTGGGCCCGTTGATGACGCCCGCCTTCCGTTGGTTCGTGCCCAAGGTGTTCTTCGTTTACCTGGGCGGCCTGGTTCTGCTGTACAATATAAAGTACAACCCGCACACCTGGGAGCGTCATAGTGGGTTGCTGGTGAGGACGTCGCGGCCCACCGTGTATCCTGGCGACCCCGGCTGGCCCAAGGCGTCCGACAGGACCAAGCCGCAAGACTACGCGGACTACGGATTCAACGACAGGAAAGTCCTGCGCAACAATGTCTGA